The nucleotide window AAATATGTTTAAAATCAAAAAGGAACAGCATGGATAAAAGGGGGAAAATAAAATGGAGATTTCAATTTCTATCTAGGATCTATTATGGTAGTGGTGATTTCATTTCCTGAATAATTGCTTTCTTTCCTCGACGAAGATTCTGCTTCATATGGATTTCTCTCAGTGCAAAAACCAGGCTGCTTTGGCTGAGGCAGAAAAGTGTCACTTACCAACATTAAAACCACAGTTGACGTATTCGGCCTGTCCTCTGGCAGCTGTTGCACACATAACAAGCCCACATGGATGCATCGTAGAACCTGAGATGGACCGCACGAGTCATATAATGATTTATCAATTAGTTCTAAAGGCCTCCCTTTCACCCACAGCCTCCATGcctgaaaaatttttaaattctatgttagttTGGCTTAATTTGGCCCCAACTTTAAATTTCCTGGTTGCTTGAACTAGATTTGATATCTAAGAGATTCCATGCCCTACACTTGCATGCGCTTGcacaatattaaaaatttatatagggTGTATGAGTATGACAAACCTATATAATTGAGAACTTAAATATTATGAATGTGATGTATCAATATTCAATTAtatcaatataaaaaaaaaatatttttcatctaTTCATTAAATGGAAAATTATACTCACATATCCAAGAAGGTTGTGACCAAGACCTCCAAGGGAAAATCCTCGATTTCTCTTTCCACTGACTATTTCTAAAATTATAACACCAAAATTAAAAACATCGGATTTTACTGAGAAGAGACCATTAATGGCATACTCAGGTGGCATATAACCActgcaaaataatattacaagaagaaaaagattaaaaattaCTTTAATTTAAGCTAAAGCTAGTTTGATATCACATAAAATTGAGGTTTGTTGATAAGTACTTGGAAATTAGGAATATTAAGGCAATGAATACTTACTATGTCCCAACAACTCTATTTGTGTTTGTCGGACTTTGTTCTCTTCCAAATGTTCTTGCCAATCCAAAATCAGAAATTTTTGGATTCATATCACTATCAAGTAAAATATTACTAACTTTCAAATCTCTATGGATGATTCTTAGTCTTGAGTCTTGATGAAGATAGAGAAGTCCACGGGCAATCCCCTCGATAATATGGAAGCGTCTATGCCAATCGAGTAATTTCCATCTTGTTTTATCTATCAATTTGACAATCAGCTATTAGTCTAACTCTATGCTTAAACCTCAACGGAAAGAAATTCAAGAACTAGCTAAAATAAGAATGGGGACAGAGGGACCAAACCAAAAGTAAAGAAGTCCAGGCTTTTGTTGGGCATGTATTCATAGATCAACAATTTTTCCTCTCCTTCAATGCAACAGCCAAGAAGCTTTACAAGATTTCTATGCTGAAGCTtcgcaatcaatttgacttcatTTTTGAACTCTTCTCTTCCTTGTCTGGAAGTTTCAGAAAGCCTTTTCACCGCTATTTCTTGCCCGTCCAATAATGTACCCTTGAAAAATCATCATTGCATTTACAAACGTTTGCACAGCTTTCTTTAGAAGACGCAAGCACTTCATTTCAAGAAACTCGTTGACATTTTTTACCTTGAATACGGGTCCAAAGCCACCTTCTCCCAGTTTATTATTTCTTGAAAAGTTGTTAGTGGCATTCTTCACAATTACTAAATCAAAGATTGTTAATTCCATCTCTTCCATTGCACTATCTTTATCATAATCCTTCATGTCATCATGGTTCCTCATTCCTGATGAATAATATGTTATAACAGCCACGCAAATCTAATGAATACACACAATCATAAAGtatgataaaaaagaaaaaaaaaataacatagaTTGTAAGGTCTATATATGTCCATGGACAAGATAAGAGAAAAAGTTTCATtacactaattgttgcatttaatcaattcaatgcttttaactataatcgctcatctaattgaggttcatatactcattcaaatccatcaaaccatgcaaatcacactccctatcatgctggccgaaatttcagtttagtcctccaCAAgtgttttatttcatttctttagtttctaagctcatttaaataactaaacatgtatttgattagataattggaagttagaagactaacctttgcttggagggtttctaggctttcctttcttcaattctttcttcttctttttactctctaatgcttcctcaacatgtaaaaagaatttttttttttgttaggactttgtgaatttatggaagaaagtagagaaattcaagctttctttctcttaacaatggtggaacaaggtGAGTAAGAATGGAGAGAAAGGTGGGGCGGCAAGGATAATCAGGAAGATGACtttatttgtttttattattttttttttttttttttgtcttttgtcttatgaaagaccaaaaattcaatttaaataaatttttaaattataggatttatggcatcatgcatgatgtcatgcatgatgtcacctctcttcattttttcattttctttctttttttttctattagttctttaatttaattctcgattccgaaattttcttttctccgattttatttgtgatttaggtcgagtcgactcgggtcaattgaccaaattgcccatcgccggttcaacccggtttgcaattaattcaatatttctttcggcttcctgacctaattatttgactggcttaacagttattttttgtgattttctcttgtccactgtgtttataagggtcctaaggaccgcagcgtcactttttacggttcgaaatttgagtttaaaacgacttcgcagtcattcccgagaaggtcacccatcgctgtgactctcagctcgtttaacttcttctgttctgtttttcttatttattcttaactaattgaacattactaattatttgtgtttatggcttatctagttgtcttaagtgtggttctaatccccttaattgtccggaccgacaccgatcaccggaacaatgaaatatgctaggctatacaaatgggggtgttacaatcatcAGCAATTGTGGATCTCCTTTCTCTTTAAGATCTTCTTAATGACATTTTTTGTGGTTCACCTTCATTAGCTCTTTGTGGGTTAGCTTTTTTAGGATGTGTTTCATCATTATGTTATGTAGCATTATTAGGTCATTCAATAACTACTGGAACAACATATGGAGTAGGAGTGGATATTGGAACTTTAATAGGCATatgaaattaactttattttcttatatatCCACATCCTGTCTCCCAATACTCCCACTAACTTCCCCATTTTCAAGGAATCTTGCATTACTagttttcacaattcttgaactATGGTTTGGAACATAAAACCTATATCTTTTAGATTTCTCTAGATAACCAATAAAGTATCCACTTATCGTTCGAGAATCTAATTTCTTTTCATGTGGATTATAAATTCTAGCTTTCGCTCAATAATCCCAAACATGCAGGTGCCTTAAACTAGGTTTCCTTCCAGTCCACAATTCATAAGGTGTTTTTGAGACTGCCTTACTAGGAATCCTATTTAACAAGTATACCGCGGTTTTAATTGCATATATCCACAAAGATATAGGTAAAGAAGAGTTACTCACCAAACTCCTTGCCATATCTATTAAAGTCTGGTTTCGCCTTTCTGCCACCTCATTTTATTAAGGAGTACTTGCATAGTATATTATGCACATATGCCATAACTTTCTAAGAACTTTACAAATGGACCAGGACATTGTCCCATTTCAGTGTGTATCCCATAGTATTCACTACCTCTATCTAACCATACTATTTTCACTTTTTTATCTAATTGCCTcttaatctcatttatgtacacttCAAGTGTATTTATTGATTGAGATTTTTCATTAATCAAATAAATATGTTCATATCATGAAAAATCattaataaaggtaataaagtacttTTCTCTACCAAAAAATGGAGTATCAAAAGGCCCACATATATCAGTGTGTATAATTTAAAGAAGCTTATTGCTTCTTGTAGCTTCTTTCTTATTGTGTTTGATTTGCTTTCTCTTAATGCAATCTACACACATCAAGCTCAATAATATCTAAACTCGGTAGAATTCTATTCTTTATTGACCTTTCTAATCTTTCTTTAGATATGTGACCCAAACACTTATGCcataacaaaacaaaattttttttCAGTCTACTATGCTTAATTCGAATATTGCTATAAGTGACAGGTAAGGATTCAATAAAATTATCATCAAGTTTCAGTATATATAGATCATTAGTAAGAATTCCAAAAATAATAAtggaattatcattattattaaataaactgaAACATCTATATCCAAACTTAACATTGAACCCAAATTTATCAAGTTTTGAAACAAAAATGACATTTCTAGAAATTGAAAGCACATAGAAGGTTTTTAATAGATCTAGTTGATAGCCATTATCTTAAACCAAATGGTAACTCTCTATGCCTTCAATTGGAGCTTTCATATGGGTCCCCATAAATAGGAAGTCTTAGTTGGATTTTCGATTTGGACCGTAAGAAATCCTTTCATCACATTGGAGACATAAATAGTAGCACCAAAATCAAACCACCAAGTATTATTAGAAACATCAaataagtttgatttgaaatATAAATAAGCATAAATATTacctttcttttcaaatcaagtTTCATTTTTCAGGCAATCTTTCTTATAGTGTTCTATTCTCATGCAAAAGCGACACTTATCTACTATTTGTTCATTTTACTCGGCTTGAGTAACATTTGAAgatcattttttcttcttcttaaaCTTGTAGGCTTTAACTTTAAGTACTTTATTAGTTTCTTGACCCATAATGTTGACAGAATGAGTCCCTTGATTTTTTAGTCTTATTTCCTCTTAAACTAGCTTACTGGCCAATTCATTACCATTCCACTTATCCTCAataatgttataattaatttgaaatggCCCATATTCAAGAGGTAATGAATTCATAATAAACTACAACAAGAAGGAATCATCAACCGTCATCCTTAAAGTTTCTAGTTTTACTGCAATATCACTCGTTTCAATAATGTGCTCTTGCATACTCTTTGATTCATCATACTTTATGATCATGAGTTATGCCATTAGAGTATCAGTGAGTGACTTAGCTTCAGAATGGAACATATCTCTTTTGCATTTTCAGTTTGGAGAATTATAGTCTTAATGTCATTGGCAATAGTCATTCGTAAAAACATAAGGCTCAATTTGTTTATCAATTCCTATTGCTTATGGTATAACTTCTCTTCCTCACTATTTGTATCCATAATAGTAGCGAGTTAGCCTTCCAATAATGCTAAGTCAAGGTCCAAGACACCTAAATGAAACTTGACTTGCTCACACCATTTAAAGAAGTTCAACCCATTAAAACAATAATAGACTAAGCTTGCGAATGAAGAGAAAAGGCtacaatattatatttatatgctCAAAATAGATTTGGATAATTTTAACAATTAGAGTATACTACAGTTCTCTTTTGGGTAGATGCTATAATATACTATCCTAAATTAAATACCTTTAAACTTTATTGGATAATAATTAACTTACATCAAATATACATGCTATCTTTGGATatccaatatatatttaataaaatattattgtccTCATAATTTTCACAGTCATAGAATAATTGATTGATGATTAGTGGGTATCAATTAATCCATTTTTCATCATAGTCATCTATTAATTttgataattgataatttttatatgcatgtAAACATCATTCATAGTTTAGCCACTTCGGTGACTAACaacctattaattatattttattttactttggcTATTTTGGTGACTAACAAACTAAAACAAATATCATAAGGCATGCATATAAATTATGTATCTTAATAAACTTAATATCTATTCATTCATTAGGTTtaattacaaatcttaattatattaggtagaaaatattttttttcttcggTTTCCTTGCTTTCTGGAGAACATGTATCCAAAAGAATTATTCTTTCTAACACGTTTTCTTCATCATGTTGAACTTTCATGGCCTAATTAAATTTGGACATAAACtttaatttagtaattaattTTAAGCATCTTTCATCACAAACATGTTTTCATGAAGTTTGAAATTCATGGCTAAAACAATTAAGCcactttgatatatatatatatatatatatatatatatatatatatatatttgcttcttttaatttctttcttttgaGAAAATATAATCTCAAACTTAAATCTCTTTATAACACGATTTTTCATCGTGTTAATAATCCTTATGCCCAAAACTTAATTGGGTCaagttttaataataatattattataattattttaatcattaaCATTAATTATAAAACTTTTACAATCTATACTTTAATTCTACCAATATCTAACAACAAGTAAGAACTTCAACATTATGTtcatcatcataaatttaatggagatttaattgttcaaaacctaaggctctgataccacatataaaataaatattaatagatCATAACGATCATAAATATAATGTAAATCATAAATGTAAGATTCAACTATCACCCTAATAATGGATCttgaacaaataaattctcaccGATCTAGAATGCATACCTGATGCAGAGTTTTAATTGAGCCATGGTAATAAGTGAGAGAGACTCTTTGATTCAATAAACTGATTTCTCCCTCTTGACTCTTCTTGATTCACGCACAAAACTTTAGTGATGAAAGACTTTATTGAGATGACCATAATATCTCTgactttatgaaagagaatgtgTATGACTTTACATGGGTAGAGAGgaccataatatatatatatatatatatataagacttaATATGGTACGTCCATCAAGTATTCTTATACAATTAGAATTaggatttactttaattaaagtaatccttgtataattaggatttgtattcattaaagtaaatatcaattaatattggaccacattaaagaaattaattttaGCCCATATGATAATATTAATTACCGGATAAAATCTTACACTGCATCcatcattatttcattaattgtcatttaattcattttacttTCTATCTAATTTTCATACAACAACTACTAAGATTTTTCAATTTGATCATCAtcatgttattttatattataatatatactAAAACGTTACCCCAAGTCGCTGACAGTGACTAGGAGTAGAGTTTAACTATTATAAAGTTGAATTTTTGGTAGATTTGTCttttaattttgtaaaaaaaaattttaaaatatttttcttttttataagaGTGCCAATTCACTCATATGCTCTTTCACGACTCCGCCATGCACTCCACCCTCTCAAATATCCTTTTCTTTTaggtatttttttttcaatttttaaattttagatccTTAGACTTTTGGCCTTGaagtagaattttttttattaaaaaatgatCTCCAATTGCTCACTTtagtttattaatttataaaatcaatTTTATATATGGATGTCCTCATACAAatggaaataattaaaaaattttcacaataaattataaataataatttcatttaaaatgtatataaaaatttcatttattaataatattgtaaaaattttaataatgaaaaattataccTATAGCATTAAAAattgttattttttaaattattttctagCATATTAAGTATCTGTTTGACATTGTTTGTAAAAATCCCTACCCAGTCAATAATAAGTTGAATCGGGAATGCCACAAACTagggtgtgcagttttcggtttaaaccgaaaaaccgaaccgaaccgattaatttggtttaatcggttcggttttaaaatttaatctgttcggttcggtttataattttgataatttcagttaatcggttcggttcggttattttcataacaaaataaaaaaaaccgaaccgaaccgaaattattaatatatataggaaataaaaaaaaacgaatcaaattgaatcgaaccgaatcgaaccgaaccgaacctaaagatttttttagttttgatttctaattttttttgtttttatgtttttattatttagatttaatgttaaaaatatgaaattttataaatttcgatttgatcggtttaaaatcgaaccgaaccaaaacttatcggttcgattcagttcggttttctcttatcaatcgattcggttcagtttttaaaattttcgattttcgattttcggttttatcggttcggttcggttcggaaccgaaccaaccgtttgcacacccctaccaCAAACTGTGTTGAAatgtataatattttatttaaaatatttttttaagcaATAGAAcaaaccattttaatttttcagaggTAACATTATCTttaaaagataattttttttctaaaaacaaattttatacaaaaataCAACAggaaaaactgcaagagttttccctattttttcttaattttctcctGTTAAAcatgaaataaacacttccaaataaaccAACATTTACCTCCAAACTTCTTTTCAATACCAACCAAactcaaaacacttctaaaattatatcatcaaatcCAAACCATGTTTAACATCATTTTAAATCCatccataataaaaataaatcattaaAAAGATAAAGTTTGCAATGAACATTATAAATTACATAAAAGATAAGAAGTTTGATACAAAATGATTTACTTGATTATATCAACTATTTCTAATGTACATGccaatattttataactttttCAAGgttcaatggaaaagagaattaCAAAATATCTGATGTGATTCGAAGCTGATGCAAACTACTGCGGCCCCTCTACTGGCGGCTGCTCTTTGCTACCTGCGTGTGGGGAAAATCCAACGCACTAAACTTACGCTTAGTGGTGTTAAACtcattcataaaaaaattatgcaAGCATGAAAATAACATGCATTTGAAATAACAATTTCTATAATATTAACAATCATGCATATTTATAAGCAAGATTCAAAAagacttaaaaaaaaaacatatcaaATGACAAGTATTAATCAAATtatatcatatttgttatgtctCAATCCCTATAAACTCTTAGCAGGATCGCCTAGCTAGATAAGGAAAAACTGTAACTGTCactacaagaaaaataaatttttgtgACAGATTTTTTATGATGGAAATATTCCATCACAAATTAGAGACCAAATTTTGACAGATTTCAATAGTAGACGAATTTGTGATGAAATATCCGTCACAAATTTTTTATGGATGAGATTTTTCTTCACAAGTTCGCGATGGAAAATGATTGTTCTTAAAAAAATTGTGACAGAAAATCTGTTCGTTACAAATTTGTGACGAATTAACCTATCCGTCACAAATTTATGATGGCATAAATTATTTCGTCACAAATTTAATATAATGCATTTTTGTTATCCATAATATCATAACAAttacaaaataaatattaaaaattttatagtttttataatttattaataaataataaaaataaaaaataattaaaaatttttttatttcaaaaattgattaaaattatatatatatatatatatatatatatatatatatatatatatatatatatatatataagccctTCTTGTTTCATTATATGGGTATTCAAacttttttcaaaattaattttcagACTAGAATTAATGATTAAAAATTGTTTAGAAAATAAATGTTA belongs to Hevea brasiliensis isolate MT/VB/25A 57/8 chromosome 4, ASM3005281v1, whole genome shotgun sequence and includes:
- the LOC131179244 gene encoding G-type lectin S-receptor-like serine/threonine-protein kinase SD1-1, translating into MRNHDDMKDYDKDSAMEEMELTIFDLVIVKNATNNFSRNNKLGEGGFGPVFKGTLLDGQEIAVKRLSETSRQGREEFKNEVKLIAKLQHRNLVKLLGCCIEGEEKLLIYEYMPNKSLDFFTFDKTRWKLLDWHRRFHIIEGIARGLLYLHQDSRLRIIHRDLKVSNILLDSDMNPKISDFGLARTFGREQSPTNTNRVVGTYGYMPPEYAINGLFSVKSDVFNFGVIILEIVSGKRNRGFSLGGLGHNLLGYAWRLWVKGRPLELIDKSLYDSCGPSQVLRCIHVGLLCVQQLPEDRPNTSTVVLMLVSDTFLPQPKQPGFCTERNPYEAESSSRKESNYSGNEITTTIIDPR